A window of the Trichoderma asperellum chromosome 6, complete sequence genome harbors these coding sequences:
- a CDS encoding uncharacterized protein (EggNog:ENOG41) codes for MVRGKELSPQQRSQICELHSLGYGYRRIFKLLAEVPLSTIKYTCQQEAKRKENQSRPRSGAPRKLQVPSRGSRRRKDSSPVPVDDIITQNFTGLDDATYQNVTYHDLLAMVDWSIFPTEQLHPIDGMGLVDDAAVAQIDAAVTQMDNSMTQIGDAAPRMNDITTHMDHQLHQLGDPVTHMDDRMPLIHDIAPHIQDITSHVNNVTPQINDMTPRINDIIPQINDIIPQIENTHINDTITQINNMAADTDLNLVFQDPTYQDVSYHDLLALVDWSIMKENAENYGGTNLHLAKLPLAGLGMNRAMTPTAWNRLWSATALKGAS; via the exons ATGGTCCGTGGCAAAGAGTTATCGCCGCAACAGCGATCGCAGATCTGCGAACTGCACAGTCTCGGCTATGGCTATAGGCGGATATTTAAGCTGCTGGCAGAAGTGCCGCTTTCAACCATCAAATACACTTGTCAGCAAGAGGCTAAGCGCAAGGAAAACCAGAGCAGGCCACGGTCCGGGGCACCACGGAAGTTGCAAGTACCCAGCAGAGGGTCACGCCGGCGGAAAGACTCTTCGCCAGTTCCTGTTGACGATATAATAACACAGAATTTCACCGGGTTGGATGATGCCACTTATCAGAACGTCACTTACCATGACCTGCTGGCCATGGTTGACTGGTCGATATTTCCTACAGAGCAGCTCCATCCGATTGATGGCATGGGCCTGGTGGACGATGCGGCAGTAGCTCAAATTGATGCAGCAGTAACTCAGATGGATAATTCAATGACTCAGATCGGCGATGCAGCACCCCGAATGAACGATATAACAACACATATGGATCATCAACTGCACCAATTGGGAGATCCAGTAACACATATGGATGATAGGATGCCTCTCATCCATGATATAGCACCTCATATCCAAGATATAACATCTCACGTCAACAACGTGACACCTCAGATCAACGACATGACACCTCGGATCAACGACATAATACCTCAGATCAATGACATAATACCCCAGATCGAAAACACCCACATCAACGACACAATAACCCAAATAAACAACATGGCAGCGGATACAGACTTGAATCTGGTATTCCAGGATCCCACCTACCAAGATGTCTCTTATCATGACCTCCTCGCCCTGGTCGACTGGTCAATT ATGAAAGAAAACGCCGAGAATTACGGCGGCACCAACTTACACCTCGCCAAGTTGCCCTTAGCTGGTCTTGGGATGAACCGAGCGATGACCCCCACTGCTTGGAATAGGCTATGGTCTGCTACGGCCTTGAAAGGTGCTTCGTGA
- a CDS encoding uncharacterized protein (EggNog:ENOG41), translated as MVRGKELSPQQRSQICELHSLGYGYRRIFKLLAEVPLSTIKYTCQQEAKRKENQSRPRSGAPRKLQVPSRGSRRRKDSSPVPVDDIITQNFTGLDDATYQNVTYHDLLAMVDWSIFPTEQLHPIDGMGLVDDAAVAQIDAAVTQMDNSMTQIGDAAPRMNDITTHMDHQLHQLGDPVTHMDDRMPLIHDIAPHIQDITSHVNNVTPQINDMTPRINDIIPQINDIIPQIENTHINDTITQINNMAADTDLNLVFQDPTYQDVSYHDLLALVDWSIVW; from the coding sequence ATGGTCCGTGGCAAAGAGTTATCGCCGCAACAGCGATCGCAGATCTGCGAACTGCACAGTCTCGGCTATGGCTATAGGCGGATATTTAAGCTGCTGGCAGAAGTGCCGCTTTCAACCATCAAATACACTTGTCAGCAAGAGGCTAAGCGCAAGGAAAACCAGAGCAGGCCACGGTCCGGGGCACCACGGAAGTTGCAAGTACCCAGCAGAGGGTCACGCCGGCGGAAAGACTCTTCGCCAGTTCCTGTTGACGATATAATAACACAGAATTTCACCGGGTTGGATGATGCCACTTATCAGAACGTCACTTACCATGACCTGCTGGCCATGGTTGACTGGTCGATATTTCCTACAGAGCAGCTCCATCCGATTGATGGCATGGGCCTGGTGGACGATGCGGCAGTAGCTCAAATTGATGCAGCAGTAACTCAGATGGATAATTCAATGACTCAGATCGGCGATGCAGCACCCCGAATGAACGATATAACAACACATATGGATCATCAACTGCACCAATTGGGAGATCCAGTAACACATATGGATGATAGGATGCCTCTCATCCATGATATAGCACCTCATATCCAAGATATAACATCTCACGTCAACAACGTGACACCTCAGATCAACGACATGACACCTCGGATCAACGACATAATACCTCAGATCAATGACATAATACCCCAGATCGAAAACACCCACATCAACGACACAATAACCCAAATAAACAACATGGCAGCGGATACAGACTTGAATCTGGTATTCCAGGATCCCACCTACCAAGATGTCTCTTATCATGACCTCCTCGCCCTGGTCGACTGGTCAATTGTATGGTGA
- the PRE3 gene encoding Proteasome subunit beta type-1 (MEROPS:MER0001645), whose protein sequence is MEFGHAGVLNEDGIHVDMDRLKKGEVNLGTSIMAVTFKDGVILGADSRTTTGAYIANRVTDKLTRVHDTIWCCRSGSAADTQAVADIVQYQLGLFAMQSGKPPMTQTAASIFQEICYANKDRLSAGLIIAGWDERFGGQVYSIPLGGSLHKQAYAIGGSGSTYIYGYCDANWKEGMEEAEAVAFVKGALREAIKWDGSSGGVIRMVVLTKKGADRHLYLPDSDYKVRHD, encoded by the exons ATGGAGTTTGGCCATGCTGGCGTGCTGAATGAAG ATGGCATTCATGTCGATATGGATCggttgaagaagggagaagtCAA CTTGGGTACTTCTAT CATGGCTGTGACATTCAAGGATGGAGTTATTCTGG GAGCCGATTCGAGAACGACCACCGGCGCTTACATCGCCAATCGAGTAACAGACAAGCTGACCCGGGTACACGATACCATCTGGTGCTGCCGATCTGGTTCTGCTGCCGACACGCAAGCCGTTGCCGACATTGTACAATACCAGCTGGGCCTCTTTGCCATGCAGAGCGGAAAGCCCCCGATGACACAGACTGCAGCCTCCATCTTCCAGGAGATTTGCTACGCCAACAAAGACAGATTATC AGCTGGTCTGATTATTGCAGGCTGGGACGAGCGATTCGGCGGCCAGGTTTACTCTATTCCCCTAGGAGGTTCATTGCACAAACAGGCATATGCAATCGGCGGTTCAGGATCGACATACATTTACGGATACTGTGACGCCAATTGGAAGGAGGGcatggaagaagcagaagcagtcGCCTTTGTCAAGGGCGCTCTAAGAGAAGCTATCAAGTGGGATGGAAGCTCTGGTGGTGTTATTCGTATGGTTGTATTGACGAAGAAGGGAGCCGACCGACACCTGTACCTACCGGATTCAGACTACAAGGTGCGACATGActag
- a CDS encoding uncharacterized protein (EggNog:ENOG41) produces the protein MAAVIGDFVPDLSRFHSMISGSSTSAIPQRQESQTHDPAAPYRSSSRHRLSGSVPRSQTSAPSASTSASAPDTQASVNRSTAVQSAQQGQALAAQSASRSASSGGASRFPSPPPSSSPAAVPGPVAADDENRASMASQTGDSVSAAGLQHPPAPQNQQPSPTSDDYPLKSEQAAGSDSYLVSSTSASSIPEQNVIHIRDLAHIEKLAEADLAGDADQSGILHDPPLHQTKYEISAMPIADVIEMVAALLTKITTTNDLQHDAMQRNVAHQQQANLNADAHGGSQMSPLSHSVLAFHGKNVPAITILSYLSRIDKYCPTTYEVFLSLLVYFDRMTEKVNDMVSRTEGSRRSSASRPRGPLSVASHDTPMGDASRSPDESDEDLADDDDESDDDEVMADPSSRYARSAGRGATPAAERSLGLPASAAYFVVDSFNIHRLIIAGVTCSSKFFSDVFYTNSRYAKVGGLPLPELNHLELQFLVLNDFRLAIPVEELEAYATMLVEFYAREVVAPRSRHT, from the exons ATGGCAGCCGTAATCGGCGACTTTGTTCCTGACCTCTCGCGCTTCCACAGCATGATCTCCGGCTCCTCGACATCCGCCATCCCGCAGCGCCAGGAAAGCCAGACCCACGATCCCGCCGCCCCCTACCGCTCGTCCAGCCGGCACCGGTTGTCTGGCTCCGTGCCGCGGTCTCAGACATCAGCACCATCAGCGTCGACTTCGGCGTCGGCACCGGATACCCAGGCCAGCGTCAACAGAAGCACCGCCGTCCAGTCGGCGCAGCAGGGCCAGGCGCTGGCAGCGCAGTCGGCTTCGCGCTCGGCGTCCTCTGGCGGAGCGTCGCGCTTcccctcgccgccgccgtcctcGTCCCCAGCAGCTGTTCCCGGCCCTGTTGCCGCCGACGATGAGAATCGAGCGTCTATGGCATCTCAGACTGGAGACAGCGTCTCCGCAGCCGGCCTGCAGCACCCGCCAGCGCCTCAGAACCAACAGCCCTCGCCCACATCGGATGATTATCCCCTGAAATCTGAACAGGCCGCCGGCTCCGACTCGTACCTGGTTTCGTCCACGTCCGCTTCGTCCATTCCCGAGCAGAATGTGATCCACATCCGGGATCTCGCTCACATAGAAAAGCTTGCGGAAGCTGACCTGGCCGGCGATGCGGACCAGTCCGGCATCCTGCACGATCCGCCGTTGCATCAGACCAAGTATGAGATCAGCGCAATGCCTATTGCCGATGTCATCGAAATGGTCGCCGCTCTGTTGACCAAGATCACAACCACAAACGATCTGCAGCACGATGCCATGCAGCGCAATGTtgcccaccagcagcaggccaACCTGAACGCAGACGCCCACGGCGGTTCCCAGATGAGTCCGCTTAGCCACTCCGTGCTTGCGTTCCACGGTAAAAACGTTCCCGCCATCACAATCTTGAGCTACCTCTCGCGCATCGACAAGTACTGCCCGACTACGTACGAAGTCTTCTTGAGTCTGTTAGTCTACTTTGACCGCATGACAGAGAAGGTCAACGACATGGTGTCTCGGACCGAGGGCAGCAGACGGTCATCAGCATCGCGACCGCGAGGGCCGTTATCAGTCGCATCCCACGATACCCCGATGGGCGATGCCTCGAGGAGCCCTGACGAGAGCGATGAAGATCTtgccgacgatgacgacgaaagcgacgacgatgaggtCATGGCTGACCCATCATCTAGATACGCTCGCTCAGCAGGCAGAGGCGCGACACCCGCTGCTGAGCGCTCCCTTGGCCTGCCGGCCTCGGCGGCATATTTCGTGGTTGACAGCTTCAATATCCACCGACTAATCATCGCCGGGGTAACTTGCTCCAGCAAATTCTTCTCTGATGTCTTTTATACAAACTCGCGATATGCAAAG GTTGGTGGACTCCCCCTGCCGGAGTTGAACCACTTGGAACTCCAATTCTTGGTGCTCAACGACTTCCGACTTGCTATTCCagtggaagagctggaggcaTACGCCACGATGCTTGTTGAATTTTACGCCCGAGAAGTCGTGGCTCCTCGGAGCCGCCACACGTAG
- a CDS encoding uncharacterized protein (EggNog:ENOG41), translated as MISGSSTSAIPQRQESQTHDPAAPYRSSSRHRLSGSVPRSQTSAPSASTSASAPDTQASVNRSTAVQSAQQGQALAAQSASRSASSGGASRFPSPPPSSSPAAVPGPVAADDENRASMASQTGDSVSAAGLQHPPAPQNQQPSPTSDDYPLKSEQAAGSDSYLVSSTSASSIPEQNVIHIRDLAHIEKLAEADLAGDADQSGILHDPPLHQTKYEISAMPIADVIEMVAALLTKITTTNDLQHDAMQRNVAHQQQANLNADAHGGSQMSPLSHSVLAFHGKNVPAITILSYLSRIDKYCPTTYEVFLSLLVYFDRMTEKVNDMVSRTEGSRRSSASRPRGPLSVASHDTPMGDASRSPDESDEDLADDDDESDDDEVMADPSSRYARSAGRGATPAAERSLGLPASAAYFVVDSFNIHRLIIAGVTCSSKFFSDVFYTNSRYAKVGGLPLPELNHLELQFLVLNDFRLAIPVEELEAYATMLVEFYAREVVAPRSRHT; from the exons ATGATCTCCGGCTCCTCGACATCCGCCATCCCGCAGCGCCAGGAAAGCCAGACCCACGATCCCGCCGCCCCCTACCGCTCGTCCAGCCGGCACCGGTTGTCTGGCTCCGTGCCGCGGTCTCAGACATCAGCACCATCAGCGTCGACTTCGGCGTCGGCACCGGATACCCAGGCCAGCGTCAACAGAAGCACCGCCGTCCAGTCGGCGCAGCAGGGCCAGGCGCTGGCAGCGCAGTCGGCTTCGCGCTCGGCGTCCTCTGGCGGAGCGTCGCGCTTcccctcgccgccgccgtcctcGTCCCCAGCAGCTGTTCCCGGCCCTGTTGCCGCCGACGATGAGAATCGAGCGTCTATGGCATCTCAGACTGGAGACAGCGTCTCCGCAGCCGGCCTGCAGCACCCGCCAGCGCCTCAGAACCAACAGCCCTCGCCCACATCGGATGATTATCCCCTGAAATCTGAACAGGCCGCCGGCTCCGACTCGTACCTGGTTTCGTCCACGTCCGCTTCGTCCATTCCCGAGCAGAATGTGATCCACATCCGGGATCTCGCTCACATAGAAAAGCTTGCGGAAGCTGACCTGGCCGGCGATGCGGACCAGTCCGGCATCCTGCACGATCCGCCGTTGCATCAGACCAAGTATGAGATCAGCGCAATGCCTATTGCCGATGTCATCGAAATGGTCGCCGCTCTGTTGACCAAGATCACAACCACAAACGATCTGCAGCACGATGCCATGCAGCGCAATGTtgcccaccagcagcaggccaACCTGAACGCAGACGCCCACGGCGGTTCCCAGATGAGTCCGCTTAGCCACTCCGTGCTTGCGTTCCACGGTAAAAACGTTCCCGCCATCACAATCTTGAGCTACCTCTCGCGCATCGACAAGTACTGCCCGACTACGTACGAAGTCTTCTTGAGTCTGTTAGTCTACTTTGACCGCATGACAGAGAAGGTCAACGACATGGTGTCTCGGACCGAGGGCAGCAGACGGTCATCAGCATCGCGACCGCGAGGGCCGTTATCAGTCGCATCCCACGATACCCCGATGGGCGATGCCTCGAGGAGCCCTGACGAGAGCGATGAAGATCTtgccgacgatgacgacgaaagcgacgacgatgaggtCATGGCTGACCCATCATCTAGATACGCTCGCTCAGCAGGCAGAGGCGCGACACCCGCTGCTGAGCGCTCCCTTGGCCTGCCGGCCTCGGCGGCATATTTCGTGGTTGACAGCTTCAATATCCACCGACTAATCATCGCCGGGGTAACTTGCTCCAGCAAATTCTTCTCTGATGTCTTTTATACAAACTCGCGATATGCAAAG GTTGGTGGACTCCCCCTGCCGGAGTTGAACCACTTGGAACTCCAATTCTTGGTGCTCAACGACTTCCGACTTGCTATTCCagtggaagagctggaggcaTACGCCACGATGCTTGTTGAATTTTACGCCCGAGAAGTCGTGGCTCCTCGGAGCCGCCACACGTAG
- a CDS encoding uncharacterized protein (EggNog:ENOG41), with amino-acid sequence MSYNTTTTPQTPPLRPIHFPDAKSKPQLRIVDTSINPDEAHCLDEDDIDNQPCSPPQSPVSSSPWEDASAASTSASIPSTPTTQVSIHEPLLSQHASSKSQTVLSEPITKEIKIPSESFGGPITPLPPQWNLRGDIYTFSFWTSPKAARSLPEHAYSPLEGVTSFADEAYSRPAGGLSMIQILSYRDSPIGPYDEMLVAPGSFDWERTEADGKKTRGCNPKITRIYVSTPNSCFNGRTNWNVPKHLAKFVWDHHADGTTTIKIYPHDDPSNPDESQPSSRPLFQTTFKPMSLVPRFPFATSWADRLGFNTTLVMPPLPAGNGTYGELPSTNRWIKLETKQYCSRSTAGWYDIAQPDGGAGCGGIENFLPWLGRWQVGVKMEDAFLSFDVPQEAWEKGDKLDDATTTSDDKNEDDDGKEEELRNKPEAGKWNTSFLHDYFT; translated from the exons ATGTCGTAtaataccaccaccactccgCAAACTCCTCCTCTACGGCCTATCCACTTTCCCGACGCCAAATCAAAACCCCAGCTTCGCATTGTTGATACCTCTATCAACCCGGATGAGGCTCATTGCCTTGACGAAGACGACATCGACAACCAGCCATGCTCACCACCCCAGTCACCGGTATCATCGTCCCCTTGGGAAGACGCCTCCGCCGCCTCAACATCCGCCAGCATTCCGTCCACCCCCACAACTCAAGTCAGCATTCACGAACCTCTACTCTCCCAACATGCCTCCAGCAAATCTCAAACTGTATTATCCGAACCCATCACCAAAGAGATCAAGATCCCTTCTGAATCTTTCGGCGGTCCCATCACTCCCTTACCGCCGCAATGGAACCTCCGTGGAGACATTTACACCTTTTCCTTCTGGACCTCGCCTAAAGCTGCCCGCTCTCTTCCCGAACACGCTTACTCTCCCCTCGAGGGAGTCACCTCCTTCGCCGATGAAGCCTACAGCCGTCCTGCTGGCGGGCTGAGCATGATCCAGATCCTGAGCTACAGGGATTCGCCTATAGGCCCTTACGACGAGATGTTGGTTGCGCCGGGTAGTTTTGACTGGGAGAGGACCGAAGCAGATGGCAAGAAGACGAGGGGATGCAACCCAAAGATTACGAGGATATACGTGTCAACGCCAAACAGCTGCTTCAACGGGAGGACCA acTGGAACGTCCCCAAACACCTCGCCAAATTCGTCTGGGACCACCACGCCGacggcaccaccaccatcaaaaTCTACCCCCACGACGACCCGTCCAACCCAGACGAGTCCCAGCCCAGCTCCAGGCCGCTATTCCAAACGACCTTCAAGCCAATGTCCCTCGTCCCGCGCTTCCCCTTCGCCACCAGCTGGGCCGACCGCCTCGGCTTCAACACCACGCTCGTCATGCCCCCCCTGCCCGCGGGCAACGGCACCTACGGCGAGCTCCCCAGCACCAACCGCTGGATCAAGCTCGAGACGAAGCAGTactgcagccgcagcaccgCGGGCTGGTACGACATTGCGCAGCCGGACGGCGGCGCCGGCTGTGGCGGGATTGAGAATTTCCTGCCGTGGCTGGGGAGGTGGCAGGTTGGCGTCAAGATGGAGGATGCCTTCCTGTCGTTTGATGTCCCCCAGGAGGCGTGGGAGAAGGGGGATAAGCTGGATGACGCGACGACAACATCTGACGACAAGAacgaagacgatgacggaaaagaagaagaattacGCAATAAGCCGGAGGCAGGGAAATGGAATACCTCCTTCTTGCACGACTACTTTACATAA
- a CDS encoding uncharacterized protein (SECRETED:SignalP(1-20)~TransMembrane:1 (n3-15c20/21o509-527i)) has translation MRLFLLLVWVLCSVISGVFGQDYDFGVDLVSLTRRQDPNAPIVVSRLPLAANGSMPLRLEIRNVQADKYKWDLYVLALSMLQSVSQDDPMSYYQIAGIHGVPFVTWNGVGPAEGASLSGYCPHSSVLFPTWHRPYLALYEQELHKLANAIARMFSNVTERLLYQQAASEFRIPYWDWASPAPAGQSHFPDVFWNSTMIQYGPNGVQVIRNPLYSYSFHPLDEDAFIWPPLKSWNETKRAPNTQVSETEPPSMNDQVNSALLAKLPEIQQRLYILFSSYHEFDSFSNKNYAISQNLSHLDSIEAIHDIIHIYGGSRGHMTYVPLSSFDPLFFLHHTMTDRLISMWQLLNPTAWMTPQTSGETTYTALKGTMQNSSTPLTPFMSSASGTFWDSDMSRTTEVFGYAYGDTSALYGDTKIPRDKLIRKINNWLGRNSPAMIRFKSQSQWRPSGIWKGNSETKSFQPSLKFGMKDAVAADGYYTEWIANVHVNHGALDGSFTIYFFTREPPDDVLTWGLASNLIGSVSIFMMNGMGSSQSKMSGTAPLTMALMKHVDQRAIQNLEPESVVPFLQHTLHFRVVDIDNKEVDPALVTGLYVAISSTRVRLPESEFEFPEWGQPTLRLAIWE, from the exons ATGCGCCTCTTTCTGCTCCTTGTTTGGGTTTTATGCTCCGTTATATCTGGAGTTTTCGGCCAAGATTATGATTTCGGCGTTGATTTGGTATCTCTCACACGACGACAGGACCCCAATGCGCCCATCGTCGTCAGTCGCCTGCCACTGGCTGCCAATGGGAGTATGCCCCTGAGACTTGAGATTCGTAATGTACAGGCAGATAAATACAAGTGGGATCTGTACGTGTTGGCGCTGAGTATGCTTCAGTCAGTCAGCCAGGACGACCCCATGTCGTATTACCAAATTGCCG GGATACACGGTGTACCCTTTGTGACATGGAACGGCGTTGGGCCAGCAGAGGGCGCGAGCCTGTCGGGCTACTGTCCGCATAGTTCTGTGCTATTTCCAACTTGGCACCGGCCATATCTAGCCTTATACGAG CAAGAGTTACATAAGCTAGCCAATGCCATTGCTCGCATGTTCAGCAATGTGACGGAACGTCTGCTCTACCAGCAGGCTGCCTCCGAATTTCGGATACCGTACTGGGATTGGGCTTCCCCTGCACCAGCTGGCCAAAGCCACTTTCCTGATGTATTTTGGAATTCCACAATGATTCAATACGGCCCCAATGGTGTTCAGGTAATTCGAAATCCATTGTATTCTTATTCATTTCATCCCCTTGACGAGGACGCATTCATCTGGCCACCG TTGAAAAGCTGGAATGAGACGAAGAGAGCTCCAAACACACAAGTCAGTGAAACAGAGCCGCCGTCGATGAATGACCAGGTAAATTCCGCTTTGCTAGCAAAACTGCCTGAGATCCAGCAGAggctttatatactattctCGAGTTATCACGAATTCGATTCATTTAGCAACAAAAACTATGCCATATCTCAAAATCTTAGCCATCTGGACTCCATCGAGGCTATCCACGACATTATTCACATATACGGCGGATCTAGAGGTCATATGACCTACGTTCCTCTATCCTCTTTCgatcctcttttcttcttgcacCATACAATGACGGACAGGTTAATATCAATGTGGCAGCTCCTCAATCCTACGGCATGGATGACACCCCAAACCTCGGGAGAGACGACTTATACGGCGCTGAAAGGGACCATGCAAAACTCTAGCACCCCACTTACACCTTTCATGTCTTCAGCCAGCGGCACTTTCTGGGATTCAGACATGTCTCGAACGACTGAGGTGTTTGGTTATGCGTATGGAGATACATCAGCTCTGTATGGCGATACTAAGATCCCGCGAGACAAGCTGATTAGGAagattaataactggcttgGGAGAAACAGCCCAGCCATGATTCGGTTCAAGAGCCAATCGCAATGGAGGCCCAGCGGGATATGGAAAGGCAATTCAGAAACCAAAAGCTTTCAACCAAGTCTAAAGTTTGGTATGAAAGATGCTGTTGCGGCAGATGGCTATTACACCGAATGGATTGCAAATGTCCATGTGAATCACGGTGCTCTGGACGGATCATTCactatttatttctttactaGAGAGCCACCAGACGATGTTCTCACCTGGGGCTTGGCCTCAAATCTCATAGGATCAGTTAGCATCTTTATGATGAACGGAATGGGCAGCTCTCAGTCCAAGATGTCTGGAACAGCGCCGTTGACTATGGCACTGATGAAGCACGTCGACCAAAGAGCTATACAAAATCTTGAGCCGGAGTCGGTGGTGCCATTTCTACAACACACTCTACACTTTCGCGTTGTTGATATTGATAACAAGGAGGTTGACCCGGCCCTGGTGACTGGGCTCTACGTCGCAATCAGCAGCACCAGGGTTAGATTGCCTGAGAGCGAGTTTGAATTCCCGGAATGGGGCCAGCCAACACTGAGACTAGCAATATGGGAGTAG